A window of the Lactuca sativa cultivar Salinas chromosome 5, Lsat_Salinas_v11, whole genome shotgun sequence genome harbors these coding sequences:
- the LOC128126135 gene encoding uncharacterized protein LOC128126135 — protein sequence MLLGGDFRQTLLVQPKSTNSQIMALTLPNSYLWPHFTVYKLHYHMRLSNADNTTIHSYSLSEFYSWLLDIENGNIGVLDATDPENTKVIDIPPKFLIDTMKGLQSLIDFVYESEILANPSPEKLSDRAIICPKNETANKVNALISLKNTCHQIVYKVVIQ from the coding sequence ATGTTGTTAGGCGGTGATTTCCGTCAAACACTTCTCGTTCAACCAAAAAGCACAAATTCACAAATTATGGCCCTAACTTTACCTAACTCATATTTATGGCCTCATTTTACCGTTTACAAGTTACACTACCATATGCGTCTATCTAATGCAGATAATACAACTATTCATTCCTATTCCTTATCTGAATTTTATTCTTGGCTCCTTGATATTGAAAACGGAAATATTGGCGTTCTAGATGCAACCGATCCAGAAAACACAAAAGTTATAGATATACCTCCCAAATTTCTCATTGACACAATGAAAGGACTTCAATCACTTATAGattttgtatatgaaagtgaaaTATTGGCAAACCCATCACCTGAAAAATTATCAGATAGAGCCATTATTTGTCCGAAAAATGAAACCGCAAATAAGGTGAATGCTTTGATCTCACTGAAGAATACATGTCATCAAATTGTGTATAAAGTTGTGATTCAGTAA